The Amblyomma americanum isolate KBUSLIRL-KWMA chromosome 3, ASM5285725v1, whole genome shotgun sequence genome window below encodes:
- the LOC144124819 gene encoding beta-1,3-galactosyltransferase 1-like, producing the protein MVRLRYATRSCFGLAISLAAFVALVQVPDLLRSSYRLYLAHVHKRSVAASFVGSPVYLSRQQPMLRTFAASEAAYVAPRPSPAARKIADMAKDDIEKQRRTSKAALSVLAQRAKKNKQGAILIEESIRRRAVQRYVPKDKAANKSRKVPLPRPAWLPPYDPSKYRFTVNPKLCINNGSQPVYFLLLVQSAVKNFERRALIRDTWGSECGSKGSAATALCRLGFVLGTSSDPVLERKVRDESSRYGDLVRSDFADSYYNLSLSTVTALRWAHQHCSGYRYLVKADDDAFVNLAALRDYLAARPTHRRTAIYGYLMKGFRPNRNKGSKWFTSPELFAKERLPDFVSGFAYVVTRDAVKPLYAAAQVTAMFPFEDVYVTGMCRERARGQEAVVLEGVAKFYNHRKRKAATPCSYAGVLAQHELTAAETTRLWRDLKSGKCS; encoded by the exons GTGCGCCTGCGCTACGCCACCAGGTCCTGCTTCGGCCTGGCCATCTCGCTGGCCGCCTTCGTCGCTCTCGTCCAAGTTCCCGATCTCCTGCGCTCCTCCTACCGGCTCTACCTCGCTCACGTTCACAAACGTTCCGTTGCCGCCAGCTTCGTCGGTTCGCCCGTGTATCTAAGCCGGCAGCAACCTATGCTGCGAACCTTCGCGGCCTCCGAGGCCGCTTACGTGGCTCCGAGGCCCAGTCCCGCCGCCAGGAAAATCGCTGACATGGCGAAAGACGACATCGAAAAACAAAGGCGCACGTCTAAAGCCGCCCTCAGCGTCCTCGCCCAGAGagcgaaaaagaacaagcagggCGCCATCCTCATCGAGGAAAGCATCAGGCGCCGTGCTGTCCAAAGGTATGTTCCCAAGGACAAGGCCGCCAACAAGAGCAGAAAGGTGCCTCTACCGAGGCCCGCGTGGTTGCCTCCCTACGACCCGTCCAAGTATCGCTTCACAGTCAACCCGAAGCTGTGCATCaacaacggcagccagccggtcTACTTCCTCCTGCTCGTCCAGTCAGCCGTCAAGAACTTCGAGAGGCGGGCACTCATCAGAGACACTTGGGGCTCCGAGTGCGGGAGCAAGGGCTCGGCGGCCACAGCGTTGTGTCGCCTGGGGTTTGTGCTGGGAACAAGCTCGGACCCAGTGCTGGAGCGCAAGGTGCGCGATGAGTCCAGTCGCTACGGCGACTTGGTGCGGTCCGACTTCGCGGACTCCTACTACAACCTGTCGTTGTCCACGGTGACGGCACTGCGCTGGGCGCACCAGCACTGCTCGGGTTACAG GTACCTGGTGAAGGCAGACGACGACGCCTTCGTCAACCTCGCTGCGCTCCGAGACTACCTCGCCGCGAGACCCACGCACCGGCGGACAGCCATTTACGGCTACCTCATGAAGGGCTTCCGGCCCAACCGCAACAAGGGCAGCAAGTGGTTCACCTCTCCCGAGCTGTTCGCAAAGGAGCGCCTGCCGGACTTCGTCAGCGGCTTCGCGTATGTAGTGACGCGCGACGCCGTCAAGCCGCTGTACGCAGCCGCGCAGGTGACGGCCATGTTCCCTTTCGAAGACGTCTACGTGACGGGCATGTGCCGAGAGAGGGCGCGAGGACAGGAGGCGGTCGTCCTGGAAGGCGTAGCAAAGTTCTACAACCACCGCAAGAGGAAAGCCGCCACGCCCTGCTCGTACGCCGGTGTCCTGGCGCAGCACGAGTTGACCGCGGCGGAGACCACTCGACTCTGGCGGGACCTGAAGTCTGGAAAGTGCAGTTAG